The DNA segment GGTAAGAGTCGCCTACCTGCATAAAAATGATAAAAAGGCCACCACACCGCGCTATTGGGGATGTAGGTGAGGAGGGATGCCACGTATCCCCGGTAAAATCCCCGGAAACCGTCTGCGGCGCATATCTGCACCACAATGTCCCTGGTTTGTCCGAAAGTCACTTTGCTCTTGGATGTCGCCATCATTACTTTGGGTTTGACCTTGAAGCGGCTCAGGTGTCCCACCTGGCCTTGCATCATGAGCTGCTGAGAGACCATATCTATGGGCACAGTGATGGTCTGGGCCACCAGGGACGCCGCTCCCCCTGCCCACAGAGACTTCACTGTGTTATTGCTGGAATATTGGGACACGTACTTCCTTACCAGTTCGTAGGTGGTGATGTAGGCCTGGCCTGAGATCAAGGTGAAGGTGTTAACCATAAAGCCTCGGTAGAGGCCTCGCGGGCCCTCCGCCTTCAGGATCTTGTAGAAGGCGTCAAAGGTGCCTGTGTAGAGGGACTTGCCCTTCTGCACCTGCAGCCGGGTGCGGATGAGGGTGAACGGGTAGACTGTGGCCCTGGTGGTCATGGTCATGAACACACCCAGGGAGTAGAACTTTTTCTTGTCCAGGTCCTCCCATTCAATGATCCGGATGTTGCGTTTCTTCTCCTCCATCCTGCCTGCTGGTGTCCACAGCTCCTTGTTGAATGGACCGCGCGCCCTCCACAACACctgatggaccaagagaaggacATTGAGGCAGGTAGACAACATGGGTCGTTCTGCCTCAAAAAGCACAAAAATAAGATTATCAcgcaccatctcagattgttttaaAATAGTTTGTTAGAAACAGATTTAataagcattcctgcaacatt comes from the Salvelinus namaycush isolate Seneca chromosome 21, SaNama_1.0, whole genome shotgun sequence genome and includes:
- the slc25a44a gene encoding solute carrier family 25 member 44a; the protein is MEEKKRNIRIIEWEDLDKKKFYSLGVFMTMTTRATVYPFTLIRTRLQVQKGKSLYTGTFDAFYKILKAEGPRGLYRGFMVNTFTLISGQAYITTYELVRKYVSQYSSNNTVKSLWAGGAASLVAQTITVPIDMVSQQLMMQGQVGHLSRFKVKPKVMMATSKSKVTFGQTRDIVVQICAADGFRGFYRGYVASLLTYIPNSAVWWPFYHFYAENLSKLAPSDCPHLLLQAIAGPMAAATASTITNPMDVVRARVQVEGRSSVIATFKQLLAEEGPWGMTKGLSARIISSTPTAVVIVVGYETLKRLSLRPELVNSRHW